A single genomic interval of Primulina huaijiensis isolate GDHJ02 chromosome 7, ASM1229523v2, whole genome shotgun sequence harbors:
- the LOC140981777 gene encoding uncharacterized protein, translating to MATRTKDSAPAREKRGTSPSNSPQTGTAPQGRSRPSPSKTISPGKNRDPTTSEKQIPSYLRPTLSSGNEIRPTLCSGNEISKQQGKKPVASETAHKPSLSRRRSFDRPPSASSTQKTRISPSPTLRSSSFSSKTSTAQKTKNAGKQSSMYVRTVSNVKKSGTYVKKQDVGSGTAIVKEQVTSPSEKMEASNAYVVPQPETKQEDEESAVARAEEEAPQVESNNEMETEILELEHSEKTKEEKGEEVKVETEEAYTVSEQDDASFGIKTEEPECESHIEETGSKHQELEEHTSKESDNNQTEESVSDIPAVEVEEKDEEHGQKNGEHMDIPQEAIDLCTKEAAASGNEATESKETEVQEIAGGKKQETESVAVKKQVPQGKKDSAVSNDVIEETASKLREQRKNKVKALAGAFETVISFQEPKSSNT from the coding sequence ATGGCAACAagaacaaaagacagtgcaccTGCGAGGGAGAAGAGGGGAACATCCCCTTCAAATTCTCCTCAAACTGGAACCGCACCGCAAGGCAGGAGCCGCCCCAGCCCTTCCAAGACAATCTCTCCTGGaaaaaaccgagatccaactaCATCAGAAAAGCAAATTCCAAGCTATCTCAGGCCCACCCTAAGTTCTGGTAACGAGATCAGGCCCACCCTATGTTCTGGTAACGAGATTTCGAAGCAACAAGGAAAGAAACCGGTTGCCAGTGAAACTGCCCACAAGCCCAGTCTTTCAAGAAGAAGATCATTTGACAGGCCCCCATCGGCTTCTAGCACACAAAAAACACGGATTTCACCAAGTCCTACTCTTCGATCTTCCTCGTTTTCCAGCAAAACTAGTACGGCACAAAAGACAAAGAATGCTGGAAAACAGAGTTCCATGTATGTCAGGACAGTAAGTAATGTGAAGAAGAGTGGAACTTACGTTAAAAAGCAGGACGTCGGAAGTGGTACTGCCATAGTGAAGGAGCAAGTCACTAGCCCTTCTGAGAAAATGGAGGCTTCCAATGCTTATGTCGTCCCGCAACCTGAGACAAAACAAGAAGATGAAGAATCTGCCGTTGCTAGAGCTGAAGAAGAGGCACCTCAAGTCGAGAGCAACAATGAGATGGAAACTGAAATTTTGGAACTGGAACACTCGGAGAAGACTAAAGAGGAGAAAGGTGAGGAGGTCAAGGTTGAGACTGAAGAGGCGTATACCGTTTCTGAACAAGATGATGCCTCTTTCGGTATCAAGACAGAAGAGCCAGAATGCGAGTCACATATTGAAGAAACCGGCAGCAAACATCAGGAATTAGAAGAACACACTTCGAAAGAAAGTGATAACAATCAAACTGAAGAAAGTGTTTCAGATATTCCCGCCGTTGAAGTTGAAGAAAAGGATGAAGAACATGGACAAAAGAATGGAGAACATATGGATATTCCCCAGGAAGCAATCGACCTATGCACCAAGGAAGCAGCAGCCAGTGGAAATGAAGCAACCGAGTCTAAAGAAACGGAAGTGCAGGAAATCGCAGGGGGAAAAAAGCAGGAGACAGAAAGTGTGGCAGTTAAAAAACAAGTACCGCAAGGAAAGAAGGATTCTGCAGTTTCAAATGATGTGATCGAGGAAACTGCAAGTAAGCTTCGGGAGCAGAGGAAAAACAAGGTGAAAGCGCTTGCAGGGGCATTTGAAACTGTCATATCCTTTCAGGAGCCTAAGTCAAGCAACACATAG
- the LOC140980427 gene encoding uncharacterized protein, whose product MGAAVLPSERFSSFDQIVARESNVIRVKNDSMVSCREYYCYRLQIRENSSSLLLYGGRLLQQFVVDMYIKLETTRLDYYRRNQIEIRSELYQGIVDSVVNGETHGREVGHRVVLLSSFIGGPRDMRKRYLDAMALVRCFGKPDLFITMTCNPEWPEIKNNLFCGQTSHDRPDLISRVFRAKLVDLRDQIIKKKIFGYVAAYVYVIEFQKRGLPHCHFLVILDSECKIASPNIYDRYVSAELPNKDFFPRLFDLVPRHMMHGLCG is encoded by the exons ATGGGCGCAGCTGTGTTGCCATCTGAACGTTTTTCTTCATTTGATCAAATTGTTGCACGCGAAAGTAATG TCATTCGTGTGAAAAATGATAGTATGGTATCATGTCGGGAATATTATTGTTATAGGCTTCAAATTCGAGAAAATTCATCTTCACTGTTGTTGTATGGTGGCCGTTTATTGCAACAGTTTGTTGTCGACATGTATATTAAGCTGGAAACTACTAGACTTGATTACTACAGGCGGAATCAAATAGAAATTAGATCCGAACTATATCAAGGCATTGTTGATAGTGTGGTAAATGGAGAAACACATGGTCGGGAGGTTGGTCATCGTGTggttcttctttcttctttcattGGGGGTCCAAGGGATATGCGTAAGCGGTATCTTGATGCAATGGCGTTAGTAAGGTGTTTCGGAAAACCTGATTTATTCATTACAATGACTTGTAACCCTGAATGGCCCGAGATTAAGAATAACTTGTTTTGTGGTCAAACTTCCCATGACCGACCTGATTTGATTTCACGTGTATTTCGTGCAAAGTTGGTTGATCTGAGAGatcaaataattaagaaaaagatCTTTGGTTATGTTGCAGCATATGTTTATGTAATCGAATTCCAAAAGAGAGGTCTGCCGCACTGCCATTTTCTTGTTATATTGGACTCTGAGTGTAAAATTGCTTCACCAAATATATATGATAGATATGTTTCTGCAGAACTTCCCAACAAGGATTTCTTCCCACGCTTATTCGATTTGGTTCCACGGCATATGATGCATGGTCTCTGTGGATGA